One Sphingobacteruim zhuxiongii DNA window includes the following coding sequences:
- a CDS encoding glycosyltransferase family protein has product MLAPIALFVYNRPVHTRKTLLALEANRLADQSEIYIFSDAAKTADDIDDVNTVRAIIREPWKFKHIYIIERGQNKGLASSVIDGVTQVVQKHGRIIVLEDDLETSRFALTYFNSALNQYAENDKVMQIAGYMYPVENPKALPESFFFRVASSWGWATWDRAWKHFNPDIEELTKNLKRRDIKAFSVDHTENFWKQVKQFKAGKINSWAIRWYLSVFNHQGMVLYPRNSYIQNTGTDGSGTHSDVDQVYKVQLAKTTIRKYPSIVEEDPIALSAIKHFYKNRKGTFFERLARYIEKKINQRKAKKGLR; this is encoded by the coding sequence ATGTTAGCACCAATCGCATTATTTGTTTATAACAGACCCGTTCACACTCGTAAAACTTTATTAGCCCTAGAGGCGAATAGACTTGCCGATCAGTCTGAAATATACATCTTTTCGGATGCCGCGAAAACTGCAGACGATATTGACGATGTTAATACCGTACGTGCAATCATTCGTGAACCTTGGAAATTCAAGCATATTTATATAATCGAACGTGGTCAAAATAAAGGTCTGGCCAGTAGTGTTATCGATGGAGTAACACAAGTTGTGCAGAAACATGGACGTATTATTGTGCTTGAAGACGACTTGGAAACGTCTCGCTTCGCGTTGACCTATTTCAATAGTGCACTTAACCAATATGCAGAAAACGACAAGGTGATGCAAATCGCGGGCTACATGTATCCTGTAGAAAATCCCAAAGCATTACCCGAATCCTTTTTCTTTCGCGTCGCAAGCAGTTGGGGTTGGGCAACATGGGATCGCGCCTGGAAACATTTCAATCCCGATATTGAAGAGCTAACAAAGAATCTTAAACGTCGCGACATTAAGGCATTTAGCGTAGATCACACCGAAAACTTCTGGAAACAGGTAAAACAATTTAAGGCAGGGAAAATCAATTCCTGGGCTATACGTTGGTATTTATCTGTGTTCAACCACCAAGGGATGGTATTATATCCGCGAAATTCTTACATCCAAAACACCGGCACCGACGGATCCGGTACGCATTCAGATGTGGATCAAGTATATAAAGTTCAACTCGCCAAAACAACGATACGCAAATATCCAAGTATTGTGGAAGAAGATCCGATTGCACTGTCAGCTATCAAACACTTTTATAAAAATAGAAAAGGTACTTTCTTTGAAAGATTAGCGCGGTATATAGAGAAAAAAATAAATCAAAGGAAGGCAAAAAAGGGATTACGTTAA
- a CDS encoding lipopolysaccharide biosynthesis protein yields MSDNTKNITLNGLFWNALDRFGNQIIVTIVTIITSRILNEEDFGVIGVLMIFSTIATAFVDSGLATSLVRSKKVDELDYSTMFVFNLLVSVFFYLILFFSAPYIEDYYGIPNLALYARVLFLQLLIHAFGIVQYVKILKNFQFNVTARINVLAILFSGIIVVILALTGFGVWALLLQTVLYTLFRTAMLWYWGNWKVSMQVSMASLKHHSSFSLSFMVANMMGKALSPLYYSFIGKHFSIRETGYYYTGNKWGETPGMMISAIIQGTTLSTLTPIQDDYPRFLNACRKAMSSLAFVLLPVSMLAIAVAKPGFSYFLTEKWLPSVEYFQWLCFAGFFISFADMNVNFLNIKGRSKYALGLEIAKFLLAVIALLLTYSHGIIYIVYGQVVVRVLIYIATTLMSGKVYGYNLRSQIIDLGPSFLISLFAALIAYLPLYFQLISHDLLLIICQSLIFVIIYIGVNHLIRQNIWMEILGMIKKKLAK; encoded by the coding sequence ATGAGCGATAATACAAAAAACATCACCCTTAACGGCTTGTTCTGGAATGCACTAGATCGTTTCGGGAACCAAATCATAGTAACGATAGTCACGATCATCACATCGCGGATATTGAATGAAGAAGACTTTGGTGTCATTGGTGTATTAATGATTTTTTCGACCATTGCGACGGCTTTTGTTGATAGTGGATTAGCGACTTCGCTCGTGCGTTCCAAGAAAGTAGATGAATTGGACTACTCCACTATGTTTGTTTTTAATTTGTTGGTCAGCGTATTTTTCTACCTCATCCTGTTCTTTTCGGCGCCTTATATTGAAGACTACTATGGTATTCCCAATTTAGCCTTATATGCGCGCGTATTGTTTCTACAGCTTTTAATACACGCTTTTGGTATAGTACAATATGTTAAGATATTAAAGAATTTTCAGTTTAATGTGACGGCACGCATCAACGTGCTGGCTATCCTATTCTCGGGCATTATTGTGGTCATTCTTGCTTTAACTGGTTTTGGTGTTTGGGCTTTATTGTTGCAGACCGTATTGTATACCCTGTTTAGAACGGCGATGTTATGGTATTGGGGAAACTGGAAAGTGAGTATGCAGGTCTCTATGGCATCGTTAAAACATCATTCTTCATTCTCGCTCTCTTTTATGGTTGCGAATATGATGGGGAAAGCATTGTCTCCGCTATATTATTCATTTATTGGCAAGCATTTTAGTATTCGAGAGACTGGTTATTACTATACTGGAAATAAATGGGGCGAGACTCCCGGCATGATGATTTCCGCAATTATTCAAGGGACGACACTCTCGACTTTAACACCTATCCAGGATGATTATCCTCGTTTTTTAAATGCGTGTAGAAAAGCGATGTCTTCCTTGGCGTTTGTTTTATTGCCGGTTAGTATGTTGGCAATTGCTGTTGCAAAGCCGGGGTTCAGTTATTTCTTAACGGAAAAGTGGCTTCCTTCTGTTGAGTATTTTCAATGGTTATGCTTTGCGGGTTTCTTTATATCTTTTGCCGATATGAATGTCAACTTCCTAAACATTAAAGGAAGGTCAAAATATGCTTTAGGGTTAGAGATTGCCAAGTTTTTATTGGCAGTAATCGCCTTGCTATTAACTTATTCGCATGGCATTATCTACATTGTTTACGGGCAAGTTGTGGTTCGAGTATTAATTTATATTGCAACGACGCTGATGAGCGGAAAGGTCTATGGATATAATTTGCGGTCGCAGATTATAGATTTAGGACCTTCGTTTTTGATTAGTTTATTCGCTGCTTTGATTGCTTATTTACCGCTATATTTTCAGCTTATTTCGCACGATTTGCTGCTCATCATTTGTCAAAGCCTTATATTCGTAATCATTTATATTGGAGTTAATCACCTGATTCGTCAAAATATATGGATGGAAATACTGGGGATGATAAAAAAGAAATTAGCTAAATAG
- a CDS encoding asparagine synthetase B family protein, protein MNFVAKGNWVGYQTVFYNETTGDYGLNINDVIDYANLEIDLQGLAAYLDFGYSVFGHTPVKGVKFLLPNQSLYFSDGKLLVHESEDTISNQLGKKTHEEDVLHMIHQRVNNWANGFSENILIPTSGGFDSRLMNVMIDDKSRIHAYTYGTSFNQGASRESVYASLLAERLGTKWSRVPLGKFNLYMDDWYSQFGPAVAASGTYHIEFYHKIREQERQAKMGLLSGIIGDAWAGAVKVPEIQSASAYRTLGYTHGMSADSKLAMDVDYTGLAEALFDKQKEDLKSADFRIVTAMRTKMMMLQYLIAVPSHMGFPGYSPFVEEDIALAMLNLPVERKNERAWQRDYFRKHNLLFEEEKHKYTYQNSLNYYALVHETLEPLDVSLLREVIKPEYLDWVNQRILHIGAKERVFQTLMHTPKVKGVLKLLGARNGLLAAYFAYITLKPIETLLKKRNASIS, encoded by the coding sequence ATGAATTTTGTTGCAAAAGGAAATTGGGTTGGATACCAAACTGTGTTTTATAATGAGACCACAGGCGATTATGGGTTGAATATCAACGATGTGATTGACTATGCAAATCTAGAAATAGACTTGCAAGGTTTGGCGGCCTATCTAGATTTTGGTTATTCTGTTTTCGGACATACCCCTGTAAAGGGCGTAAAATTTCTGCTCCCTAACCAATCTTTATATTTTTCTGACGGAAAACTATTGGTTCATGAATCCGAGGATACCATCTCCAATCAATTGGGTAAAAAGACTCACGAAGAGGATGTGCTTCATATGATTCATCAGCGTGTGAACAATTGGGCCAATGGCTTCTCGGAGAACATCTTAATTCCGACAAGTGGAGGCTTCGATTCGCGATTAATGAATGTCATGATTGACGATAAATCACGAATTCACGCCTATACGTATGGTACATCATTTAATCAAGGGGCATCCCGCGAGTCTGTTTATGCAAGTTTGCTAGCTGAGCGATTGGGGACAAAATGGAGTCGAGTTCCCTTGGGGAAATTTAATCTGTATATGGATGATTGGTATTCCCAATTTGGACCCGCCGTTGCGGCTTCTGGTACTTACCATATCGAATTCTATCATAAAATTCGGGAGCAGGAGCGTCAAGCGAAAATGGGCTTACTCAGTGGGATTATCGGGGATGCCTGGGCTGGAGCAGTAAAGGTTCCAGAGATTCAGTCAGCATCAGCGTATCGCACTTTAGGATATACACATGGTATGAGTGCCGATTCAAAGCTGGCGATGGATGTCGATTATACAGGTCTAGCGGAAGCATTATTTGATAAACAAAAGGAGGATCTCAAGAGTGCTGATTTTCGGATAGTTACCGCTATGCGGACTAAGATGATGATGTTACAGTATTTAATCGCTGTGCCGTCGCATATGGGCTTTCCTGGCTATTCTCCCTTCGTCGAGGAAGATATTGCACTAGCGATGCTCAACTTGCCCGTAGAGCGTAAGAATGAGCGTGCTTGGCAGCGTGATTATTTTAGAAAGCATAATTTACTTTTCGAAGAAGAAAAGCATAAATATACCTATCAGAATTCTTTGAACTATTATGCTTTAGTTCATGAGACCTTGGAACCGTTAGATGTTTCACTTCTGCGGGAGGTGATAAAGCCTGAATATTTGGATTGGGTAAATCAGCGTATCTTGCATATTGGTGCTAAAGAACGCGTGTTTCAGACGCTTATGCATACGCCAAAAGTGAAAGGCGTGCTGAAATTATTGGGCGCTAGAAATGGATTATTAGCTGCTTATTTTGCGTATATCACGCTTAAACCGATTGAAACTTTATTGAAGAAAAGAAATGCCAGCATCTCATAA
- a CDS encoding CapA family protein has translation MPASHNHRFLFVGDAVLQTEPDLSEELKGLLFSADIRSCNVEAPLKGFGKAIHKTGPLVAQNPLAADWLISSGFNLFPMANNHICDYGVEGLLHTMEAFPADATLGVGTEEDAYDMLVCVFDDVKYGFVAYGENGYGAINGDRDAGHAWVNSPRVQDDLQRYKKEVDVLIVQVHAGVELLDVPIPEWRARYRRLIDLGADAVICHHPHVMQGIEEYKGKLICYSLGNFYFDYPSNHPQWNLGAVLTLDFQNKERVSYDFRVVKKTGSRLTMEDEAVSAMWLKNLNEKLNSSAYIDYVNQAAVRDWEQHHAGYYAKPFNGLAKYSLKNLLKHTKRVLFNKSIDYNMIWHNMFIESNKWLVERAIRYKFNQEQGKD, from the coding sequence ATGCCAGCATCTCATAATCATCGATTTTTATTTGTAGGGGACGCTGTGTTGCAGACCGAACCGGATTTGTCAGAAGAACTGAAAGGTTTGCTGTTTTCAGCGGATATTCGTTCGTGTAATGTTGAGGCACCATTGAAGGGCTTTGGTAAAGCAATTCATAAAACTGGTCCTTTGGTTGCTCAAAATCCATTGGCGGCTGACTGGTTAATTTCTTCTGGTTTTAATCTCTTCCCGATGGCTAACAATCATATTTGTGATTATGGTGTTGAAGGGCTGTTGCATACCATGGAAGCTTTCCCTGCCGATGCCACTTTAGGTGTGGGAACGGAGGAAGATGCTTACGATATGCTCGTTTGCGTATTTGATGACGTTAAGTATGGTTTTGTAGCTTATGGTGAGAACGGTTATGGTGCCATTAATGGAGATCGCGATGCCGGACATGCCTGGGTAAATAGTCCACGAGTCCAAGACGATTTACAACGTTATAAGAAAGAGGTAGATGTTCTGATTGTTCAGGTACATGCAGGCGTAGAATTATTGGACGTTCCAATCCCGGAATGGCGCGCTAGATATCGTCGGCTAATTGACCTAGGTGCTGATGCAGTGATCTGCCATCACCCGCATGTAATGCAGGGGATTGAAGAATACAAGGGAAAACTAATTTGTTATAGCTTAGGGAACTTCTATTTTGATTATCCGAGTAATCATCCGCAATGGAATTTGGGTGCGGTATTAACGTTAGACTTTCAAAATAAGGAACGAGTATCTTATGATTTTCGAGTAGTCAAAAAAACCGGAAGTCGATTGACCATGGAAGATGAGGCAGTTTCAGCGATGTGGTTGAAAAACTTAAATGAGAAACTGAATTCGAGTGCTTATATTGATTATGTAAATCAAGCGGCTGTTCGTGATTGGGAACAGCATCATGCAGGTTATTATGCGAAACCTTTCAATGGATTGGCGAAATATAGTTTAAAGAATCTATTGAAGCATACGAAACGTGTATTGTTCAATAAAAGCATTGATTATAACATGATTTGGCATAACATGTTTATTGAAAGCAACAAATGGCTCGTTGAAAGAGCCATTCGATATAAGTTTAATCAAGAACAAGGTAAGGATTAA
- a CDS encoding DeoR/GlpR family DNA-binding transcription regulator, protein MLKEERQAFIIHQINLHNKVLSSDLSVQLNVSEDTIRRDLNELAESGQVLKVYGGALSKSFHYPFQENNVYAKEAKKEIASKAISLIQSGMTILVGGGTSMIELARLMPKDIQCTFFAISPLVALELAEKENLEVILLGGHLSRNTNIVSGSQVINALSEIKVDLCLLGTNSLSVEEGITDSDWEVVQIKKAMIKCSKKLGVLSIVEKLNSNQKMRVAPLRDINYLITDLDPSHPSLKEFRNQVTVI, encoded by the coding sequence ATGTTAAAAGAAGAGAGACAGGCTTTTATTATCCATCAAATCAATTTACACAATAAAGTACTTTCGTCTGATCTAAGTGTTCAACTTAACGTTTCGGAGGATACAATCCGTAGGGATTTAAATGAGTTGGCAGAGAGTGGCCAGGTCTTAAAAGTATACGGCGGTGCACTTTCCAAATCTTTTCATTATCCTTTTCAAGAGAATAATGTTTATGCAAAAGAGGCGAAAAAAGAGATTGCAAGCAAAGCCATTTCATTGATTCAAAGCGGCATGACTATTTTAGTAGGTGGAGGCACGAGCATGATTGAATTGGCACGTCTTATGCCAAAAGACATCCAATGTACCTTCTTTGCAATCAGTCCCCTAGTAGCGCTAGAACTTGCTGAGAAAGAAAATTTAGAGGTTATTTTATTGGGTGGACATCTTTCACGAAATACAAACATTGTTTCCGGATCACAAGTAATCAATGCTTTGTCAGAAATCAAAGTTGATTTATGCTTATTAGGAACCAACAGTTTATCGGTTGAGGAGGGTATTACCGATTCGGATTGGGAAGTTGTACAAATCAAGAAAGCAATGATTAAATGCTCAAAGAAACTAGGCGTTTTGAGTATTGTTGAAAAGTTAAATTCGAATCAAAAAATGCGCGTTGCTCCTTTACGTGATATCAATTACTTGATTACCGATTTAGACCCAAGTCACCCTAGTTTAAAAGAATTTAGAAACCAAGTCACCGTAATTTAA
- a CDS encoding YebC/PmpR family DNA-binding transcriptional regulator, whose protein sequence is MGRAFEFRKERKFKRWAKMAVQFTRLGKEIAIAVKEGGPHPENNSRLRTAIQNAKAVNMPKDRVEAAIKRASEKDAKGYEEYVYEGYGPHGVPVLIETATDNTNRTVANIRSYFTKAGGSLGKTGSLDFIFQRKSIFRFPATEELDVEELELELIDGGLEELYVESDEEGNDVVVVQTSFEDFGNMQKLMEEKGIEVSSAKLERISSSHSTLSEDQAADVLKLIDRIEEDDDVQAVYHNMD, encoded by the coding sequence ATGGGTAGAGCTTTCGAATTTAGAAAAGAAAGAAAATTTAAACGCTGGGCCAAAATGGCTGTCCAGTTCACACGTCTTGGAAAAGAAATTGCAATCGCAGTAAAAGAAGGCGGCCCTCACCCGGAAAACAACTCTAGACTGCGTACTGCTATTCAGAATGCGAAAGCAGTAAACATGCCGAAGGACCGAGTAGAAGCTGCAATTAAGCGTGCTTCCGAAAAAGACGCTAAAGGCTACGAAGAATATGTATACGAAGGTTATGGTCCACATGGCGTTCCTGTATTAATTGAAACCGCAACGGATAATACCAACAGAACGGTAGCAAATATTCGTAGTTATTTTACAAAGGCTGGAGGTTCCTTAGGTAAGACAGGATCATTAGATTTTATCTTTCAGCGTAAATCAATCTTTCGTTTCCCTGCAACTGAAGAACTAGATGTAGAGGAATTAGAATTAGAACTAATTGACGGAGGCTTAGAAGAATTATACGTAGAGTCGGATGAAGAAGGAAACGACGTAGTTGTTGTACAAACATCTTTTGAAGACTTTGGTAACATGCAGAAATTAATGGAAGAGAAAGGCATTGAGGTTAGCTCTGCGAAACTTGAACGCATTTCATCATCACATAGTACCCTTTCAGAAGATCAAGCCGCAGACGTCCTTAAATTAATCGATAGGATTGAAGAGGATGATGATGTACAAGCAGTTTACCACAACATGGACTAA
- a CDS encoding NAD-dependent epimerase/dehydratase family protein, whose amino-acid sequence MKECILMIGANGQIGSELAAALRVKFGKANVITSDIRPPKEIAEGEIFETLNVLDKEGIRALLEKYKPTQIYLLAAMLSATGEQYPQKAWDLNMNGLLNVLDLAVELGIKKIFWPSSIAVFGPHSPKIDTPQYCVMDPNSIYGISKLAGERLVEYYHNRYGLDIRSVRYPGIISWRTEPGGGTTDYAVHIFFEAIRQGKYTSFLSENTELPMLYMDDAVRGTIELMDAPESSLNIRSSYNLAGISFTPKQIAEEIKKILPNFEISYSENDPRQAIADSWPKSINDDEARKDWGWKPTFDLKAMTEDMLSNLKSKL is encoded by the coding sequence ATGAAAGAATGCATTTTGATGATTGGAGCCAACGGTCAAATTGGCTCAGAATTAGCAGCCGCTTTACGAGTTAAATTCGGAAAAGCAAATGTGATTACCTCGGATATCCGACCTCCCAAAGAAATTGCCGAAGGTGAAATATTTGAAACACTAAACGTCCTTGACAAAGAAGGAATCCGCGCATTATTAGAGAAATATAAGCCTACTCAAATTTACTTACTTGCCGCTATGTTATCTGCAACAGGTGAGCAATACCCGCAAAAAGCGTGGGATTTAAATATGAACGGGTTATTAAACGTTTTAGACCTTGCTGTTGAGTTAGGCATTAAGAAAATCTTTTGGCCAAGCTCTATTGCAGTATTCGGTCCACATTCACCAAAGATCGATACGCCTCAATATTGCGTGATGGATCCAAACAGCATTTACGGTATCAGTAAATTAGCTGGTGAGCGTCTAGTTGAATATTATCACAACCGTTACGGATTAGACATCAGAAGCGTACGCTACCCAGGCATTATATCATGGAGAACAGAACCAGGAGGTGGAACGACAGACTATGCTGTACATATTTTCTTCGAAGCCATTAGACAGGGGAAATATACGAGCTTCCTGTCCGAGAACACGGAACTCCCAATGTTATATATGGATGACGCTGTTCGCGGAACAATTGAATTGATGGATGCTCCAGAATCGTCATTAAACATTCGTTCGAGTTATAATTTAGCAGGAATTAGCTTCACTCCTAAACAAATAGCCGAAGAAATTAAAAAAATTCTTCCTAATTTTGAAATCTCGTATTCCGAGAATGATCCTCGTCAAGCAATTGCTGATTCATGGCCGAAAAGCATTAATGATGATGAAGCCAGAAAAGATTGGGGTTGGAAACCAACTTTTGATCTAAAAGCGATGACAGAGGATATGTTATCGAATCTGAAATCAAAATTATAA